One segment of Ricinus communis isolate WT05 ecotype wild-type chromosome 8, ASM1957865v1, whole genome shotgun sequence DNA contains the following:
- the LOC8270853 gene encoding E3 ubiquitin-protein ligase KEG, producing the protein MKVPCCSVCQTRYNEEERVPLLLQCGHGFCKECLSRMFSSSLDTTLACPRCRHVSVVGNSVNALRKNYAVLSLLSAATSASPNNFDCDYTDDEEDDDDNISNNNDAKNDEDDEERCSRGSHASSSGGACGGPVIEVGVHHEVKLLKKIGEGRRAGVDTWTGVIGGGGKCKHKVAVKRVEVGEDMELEYVLGQLENLRRGSMWCRNVCKFHGVVKMEGCLGLVMDRCYGSVQSEMLRNEGRLTLDQILRYGADIARGVAELHAAGVVCMNIKPSNLLLDSNGRAVVSDYGLAAILKKPACRKARSECESAKIHSCMDCIMLSPHYTAPEAWEPVKKSLNLFWDDAIGISAESDAWSFGCTLVEMCTGSIPWAGLSAEEIYRAVVKGKKLPPQYASVVGVGMPRELWKMIGECLQFKASRRPSFNQMLAIFLRHLQELPRSPPASPDNSFAKYSGSNVTEPSPAPDLEIFQDNPSHLHRLVSEGDVTGVRDLLAKAASGNDGSSLSLLLEAQNADGQTALHLACRRGSAELVGTILEYKQADADVLDKDGDPPLVFALAAGSATCVRALIVRGANVRSRLRDGFGPSVAHVCAYHGQPDCMRELLLAGADPNAVDDEGETVLHRAVAKKYTDCALVILENGGCRSMAVRNSKNLTPLHLCVATWNVAVVRRWLEIASIEEIAGTIDIPSPVGTALCMAAAVKKDHEIEGRELVRILLAAGADPTAQDAQHGRTALHTAAMANDVDLVKIILDAGVDVNIRNMHNTIPLHVALARGAKSCVGLLLSSGASCNLQDDEGDNAFHIAADAAKMIRENLDWLIVMLRNPDAAVDVRNHSGKTLRDFLEALPREWISEDLMEALVDRGVHLSPTIFEVGDWVKFKRTVTAPTHGWQGAKHKSVGFVQNVVDKENIVVSFCTGEAHVLVNEVLKVIPLDRGQHVRLKPDVKEPRFGWRGQSRDSIGTVLCVDDDGILRVGFPGASRGWKADPAEMERVEEFKVGDWVRIRPTLTTAKHGLGLVTPGSIGIVYCVRPDSSLLLELSYLPNPWHCEPEEVELVPPFRIGDRVCVKRSVAEPRYAWGGETHHSVGRISEIENDGLLIIEIPSRPIPWQADPSDMEKVEDFKVGDWVRVKASVSSPQYGWEDITRNSIGIIHSLEEDGVMGVAFCFRSKPFRCSVTDVEKVPPFEVGQEIRVMPSVTQPRLGWSNESPATVGKIVRIDMDGALNVKVAGRHNPWKVSPGDAERLSGFEVGDWVHSKPSLGTRPSYDWNSIGKESLAVVHSVQETGYLELACCFRKGRWIAHYTDVEKVPCFKVGQHVRFRTGLADPRWGWRGTRPDSRGIITSVHADGEVRVAFFGLPGLWRGDPADLEIEQMFEVGEWVRLKEGAGNWKSIGPGSIGVVQGIGYDGDEWDGSTYVGFCGEQERWVGPTSHLERVERLTVGQKVRVKLSVKQPRFGWSGHSHASVGTIAAIDADGKMRIYTPVGSKTWMLDPTEVELVMEQELGIGDWVRVRASVSTPTHQWGEVSHSSIGVVHRMEDEELWVAFCFMERLWLCKAWEMEWVRPFKVGDKVRIREGLVTPRWGWGMETHASKGKVVGVDANGKLRIKFQWREGRPWIGDPADIVLDES; encoded by the exons ATGAAAGTGCCGTGCTGTTCGGTTTGCCAAACACGGTACAACGAAGAAGAAAGAGTACCATTACTGCTTCAATGCGGGCATGGTTTCTGCAAGGAGTGTTTATCGCGTATGTTCTCTTCATCTCTCGATACAACATTAGCTTGTCCTAGATGCCGCCACGTGTCCGTCGTCGGCAACTCCGTTAACGCACTCCGTAAAAACTACGCCGTCTTGTCTCTCCTCTCTGCCGCCACGTCTGCATCACCGAACAACTTCGATTGCGATTATACCGACGATGAGGAGGACGATGAtgataatattagtaataacaATGATGCAAAAAACGACGAGGATGATGAAGAAAGGTGTAGCCGTGGCTCGCACGCGTCGAGCTCAGGAGGCGCGTGTGGTGGGCCCGTGATTGAAGTCGGTGTGCATCACGAGGTGAAGCTGTTGAAGAAAATAGGGGAAGGGAGGAGAGCGGGAGTGGACACGTGGACCGGTGTGATTGGGGGAGGAGGGAAGTGTAAGCATAAAGTGGCAGTGAAGAGAGTGGAAGTAGGGGAAGATATGGAGTTGGAGTATGTGTTAGGGCAATTAGAGAATTTAAGGAGAGGATCAATGTGGTGTAGAAATGTCTGTAAATTTCATGGGGTTGTGAAGATGGAAGGTTGTTTGGGCCTTGTTATGGATAGATGTTATGGTTCTGTTCAATCTGAGATGTTAAGAAATGAAGGCAGGCTTACTCTTGACCAAATTCTAAG GTATGGGGCAGACATAGCACGAGGGGTGGCTGAACTTCATGCAGCAGGTGTCGTCTGTATGAATATAAAACCATCCAATCTTCTTTTGGATTCAAATGGTCGTGCAGTGGTTTCTGATTATGGACTTGCTGCAATTTTGAAGAAACCTGCCTGCCGGAAAGCTCGTTCAGAGTGTGAGTCTGCGAAAATCCATTCATGTATGGACTGTATAATGCTCAGCCCACATTACACAGCTCCAGAGGCATGGGAGCCAGTAAAAAAGTCATTGAATTTATTCTGGGATGATGCAATTGGTATATCTGCAGAGTCAGATGCCTGGAGTTTTGGCTGTACATTGGTGGAGATGTGCACGGGGTCCATTCC GTGGGCTGGTTTAAGTGCTGAGGAGATTTATCGAGCTGTTGTCAAGGGAAAGAAATTGCCTCCGCAATATGCAAGTGTAGTGGGTGTTGGAATGCCTAGAGAATTGTGGAAGATGATTGGGGAGTGCTTACAGTTCAAAGCATCAAGAAGGCCAAGCTTTAATCAAATGTTAGCAATATTTCTCCGTCATTTGCAAGAGTTGCCACGGAGCCCTCCTGCAAGCCCTGATAA TAGCTTTGCAAAATATTCTGGATCAAATGTGACAGAACCATCTCCCGCACCTGATTTGGAGATTTTTCAGGACAACCCTAGCCATTTACATCGGCTAGTGTCTGAAGGGGATGTGACTGGCGTTAG AGATCTGCTTGCAAAGGCTGCATCAGGAAATGATGGTAGTTCACTATCTTTATTGTTGGAAGCACAGAATGCCGACGGGCAAACAGCTCTTCACCTGGCTTGTAGACGTGGTAGCGCGGAACTTGTTGGGACTATACTGGAGTACAAACAGGCAGATGCTGATGTTTTAGATAAAGATGGTGATCCTCCACTTGTTTTTGCTTTAGCTGCTGGATCTGCAACATGTGTTCGTGCTCTTATTGTGAGAGGGGCAAATGTTAGATCTAGGTTGAGAGATGGTTTTGGTCCTTCTGTTGCTCACGTGTGTGCCTACCATGGACAACCTGATTGTATGCGT GAGCTACTATTGGCTGGAGCTGATCCCAATGCAGTGGATGATGAAGGTGAAACTGTCCTGCATAGAGCTGTTGCCAAGAAATATACAGATTGTGCTCTTGTTATTTTGGAAAATGGTGGCTGTAGATCAATGGCTGTTcgtaattcaaaaaatttgac ACCATTACACTTATGTGTAGCAACATGGAATGTGGCTGTTGTGAGAAGGTGGTTGGAAATTGCTTCCATAGAAGAAATTGCTGGTACAATTGATATACCAAGTCCAGTTGGAACTGCATTGTGTATGGCAGCTGCTGTAAAGAAAGATCATGAAATTG AGGGGAGGGAATTGGTGCGGATATTGCTTGCTGCTGGAGCCGATCCAACTGCACAGGATGCCCAGCATGGGCGGACAGCTTTGCATACTGCTGCCATGGCTAATGATGTTGATTTGGTCAAA ATTATTCTTGATGCTGGAGTAGATGTGAACATACGGAACATGCATAATACTATTCCTCTTCATGTAGCCTTGGCCAGAGGGGCAAAGTCATGTGTTGGATTGCTTTTATCTTCTGGAGCAAGTTGTAATCTGCAG GACGATGAAGGCGATAATGCTTTTCACATAGCGGCAGATGCAGCAAAAATGATTCGTGAAAATCTTGATTGGCTCATTGTCATGCTTAGAAATCCTGATGCTGCTGTTGATGTCAGAAACCACAG TGGCAAGACACTGCGTGATTTTTTGGAGGCCCTTCCTCGGGAATGGATTTCAGAAGATTTGATGGAGGCACTTGTGGATAGGGGAGTTCATCTTTCTCCTACAAT ATTTGAAGTGGGGGATTGGGTGAAGTTTAAAAGAACTGTCACAGCTCCTACACATGGTTGGCAAGGTGCTAAACATAAGAGTGTAGGCTTTGTGCAAAATGTTGTGGACAAGGAGAATATTGTGGTGTCATTTTGTACTGGAGAGGCTCATGTGTTAGTCAATGAAGTTTTGAAGGTGATTCCATTGGACCGGGGACAGCATGTCCGGCTTAAACCAGATGTTAAAGAGCCAAG GTTTGGTTGGCGTGGTCAATCACGTGACAGTATTGGAACTGTTTTatgtgttgatgatgatgggaTTCTGCGTGTTGGGTTTCCGGGAGCATCCAGGGGATGGAAAGCTGATCCCGCTGAAATGGAAAGAGTTGAAGAATTCAAGGTTGGTGACTGGGTTCGTATCCGGCCCACACTCACAACAGCTAAGCATGGATTAGGGTTGGTAACACCAGGGAGCATTGGCATAGTATATTGTGTAAGACCAGATAGTAGTCTGTTGTTAGAGTTGAGCTATCTTCCAAATCCATGGCATTGTGAACCAGAGGAGGTTGAGCTTGTCCCCCCTTTCAGG ATTGGTGACCGGGTGTGTGTGAAGCGATCTGTTGCAGAACCTAGATATGCTTGGGGTGGTGAGACCCATCATAGTGTTGGTAGAATTAGCGAGATAGAGAATGATGGTCTCCTCATAATAGAAATACCTAGTCGACCTATTCCATGGCAGGCCGACCCATCTGACATGGAGAAGGTTGAGGATTTCAAG GTTGGGGATTGGGTCAGAGTGAAGGCTTCAGTATCCTCTCCACAATATGGATGGGAGGACATTACACGGAACAGCATTGGGATAATTCACAGCTTGGAGGAGGATGGTGTTATGGGTGTTGCCTTTTGTTTCAGGAGTAAGCCTTTTCGTTGCTCTGTGACGGATGTGGAGAAGGTGCCTCCTTTTGAAGTGGGACAAGAGATACGTGTCATGCCTTCTGTTACCCAGCCTCGACTTGGATGGTCAAATGAGAGCCCTGCAACTGTTGGAAAAATTGTTAGAATCGACATGGATGGGGCTTTGAAT GTGAAGGTTGCTGGAAGACATAATCCGTGGAAAGTTTCTCCTGGAGATGCAGAACGTCTTTCAGGATTTGAAGTTGGTGACTGGGTACATTCAAAACCAAGCCTGGGGACCAGACCAAGTTATGATTGGAATAGTATTGGGAAGGAAAGTTTAGCTGTTGTGCATAGTGTACAAGAGACAGGTTACCTAGAGCTGGCTTGTTGTTTCCGTAAAGGAAGATGGATTGCTCATTACACAGATGTTGAAAAGGTCCCATGCTTCAAAGTTGGGCAGCATGTTCGGTTTCGAACTGGATTAGCTGACCCAAGATGGGGCTGGAGAGGCACTCGGCCAGATTCACGAGGCATTATAACCAGTGTTCATGCTGATGGAGAAGTGAGGGTTGCTTTCTTTGGATTGCCAGGATTGTGGAGAGGAGATCCTGCAGATCTTGAGATTGAACAGATGTTTGAAGTAGGAGAATGGGTGAGATTGAAGGAAGGTGCTGGGAACTGGAAATCTATTGGACCCGGCAGCATTGGTGTTGTACAAGGTATAGGGTATGATGGAGATGAATGGGATGGAAGCACTTATGTTGGGTTTTGTGGGGAGCAAGAAAGATGGGTGGGGCCTActtctcatcttgaaagagTTGAAAGGCTCACAGTTGGACAAAAGGTTAGAGTTAAACTGTCCGTGAAACAGCCCAGATTTGGGTGGTCAGGCCACAGTCATGCTAGTGTTGGAACAATAGCAGCAATTGATGCTGATggaaaaatgagaatatataCTCCGGTAGGCTCCAAAACTTGGATGCTTGATCCGACAGAAGTGGAGCTAGTTATGGAACAGGAACTTGGCATTGGAGACTGGGTGAGGGTAAGGGCATCAGTGTCAACACCGACGCACCAGTGGGGAGAGGTGAGTCATTCAAGCATTGGGGTGGTGCATCGGATGGAAGATGAGGAATTATGGGTTGCATTCTGCTTCATGGAAAGGCTGTGGCTTTGCAAAGCATGGGAAATGGAATGGGTTAGGCCATTTAAAGTGGGGGACAAAGTGAGAATTAGAGAAGGGCTTGTAACACCACGATGGGGGTGGGGTATGGAGACTCATGCTAGCAAGGGCAAGGTAGTTGGTGTAGATGCGAATGGGAAGCTAAGGATTAAATTTCAATGGAGAGAAGGGAGACCTTGGATTGGAGATCCAGCTGATATTGTTCTTGATGAGAGTTAA
- the LOC8270855 gene encoding nudix hydrolase 16, mitochondrial — translation MSELVARTGRHQQRYEGGCRLVAGCIPFRYRDYDENDDADAEKLVEVLMINSTSGPGLLFPKGGWENDETVEEAAVREAIEEAGVRGNLMDFIGDYHFKSKTLQDECCPEGLCKASMFALYVKEELESWPEQSTRKRSWLTIPEAVENCRHKWMEEALKQFSKWLAVKM, via the exons ATGTCTGAATTGGTGGCCCGCACAGGTCGACATCAGCAGCGGTACGAGGGCGGCTGTCGCCTTGTCGCCGG GTGCATTCCCTTTAGGTATAGAGATTatgatgaaaatgatgatgctGATGCCGAGAAGCTTGTTGAAGTTCTTATGATCAATTCAACTAGTGGACCGGGTCTTTTGTTTCCGAAg GGAGGATGGGAGAATGATGAAACTGTTGAAGAGGCTGCAGTGAGGGAAGCCATTGAAGAGGCTGGAGTGCGAGGCAATCTAATG GATTTCATAGGGGATTATCACTTCAAGAGTAAAACACTCCAAGATGAGTGTTGCCCTGAAGGTTTATGTAAAGCTTCAATGTTTGCTTTGTATGTCAAGGAGGAGCTAGAGTCATGGCCAGAACAGAGCACGAGAAAGAGAAGTTGGTTGACCATACCTGAAGCTGTTGAGAATTGCCGACATAAATGGATGGAAGAGGCTCTGAAACAATTCTCTAAATGGCTTGCAGTTAAGATGTAA
- the LOC8270856 gene encoding glutamate receptor 2.2 isoform X1 encodes MMRKNTCTGLVLSFTFLASWSMPLTESVMAQNTKVSVDVGVILDYDRWVGRIGLSCINMSLSDFYATHSHFKTRLLLHTRDSKEDVVGAAAAALDLIKNVEVEAIIGPSTSMQANFVIDLGQKAQVPIISFSASSPSLAAIRSPYFFRATRSDSCQVNAIGAIVQAFGWKAAVPIYVDNDYGVGVIPYLTDTLQEVDARVPYRSAISPFATDDQIIEELYKLKAMQTRVFILHMLPAIGIRLITIAKEIGMMSTGYVWIMTDGMTDFLDSLDNLDIELMQGVLGVKPYVPRTKKIERFRTQWKKKFHHDHPDIIDSELNVYGLWAYDVTAALAMAIEKVAANTTNFGFRKANVSGNGSTDLETFGVSRIGPDLQRALSKTQFEGITGDFHLIDGQLQSSVIQIVNVNGDGVRRVGFWLPGKGLVKRMKSSTEKGSNPPSNTSLSTVIWPGDTASVPKGWEIPRNGKKLRIGVPVKEGFTQFVNVTRNPATNTSRVEGYCIDLFDAVVSELPYAVTYEYIPFADSEGKSAGPYNSLIDQVYLGNYDAAVGDISIVANRSSYIDFTLPYMESGRMTMIVPITDDYSRKAWVFLKPLTWDLWVATLCLFFFIAFVVWVLEHRINEDFRGPPSQQVSTSFWFSVSTMVFAHGERVVSNSARVVVIIWCFVGLILTQSYTASLSSFLTIQQLQPSVTTLDELIRKGENVGYQQGAFVPTTLKSLGFDDSKLVPYKSAEECDQLLSKGIKNGGIAAAFEEPTSIHLILAQNCSKYTLVEPTSMLKTTRWKSTSNIEKFNTDGLGFVFPKGSPLAPDISRAILKVTQGEKIREIEGRWFGTKATCPDRSSSAPLNRLGLNSFWGLFLIAGIVSFFALIIYIATFIYQNKEVWMPSDSGVVPTWRRRFLDLLNLFKDAVNDESGITLPVIGEPSPSTYSIQTDLITEQRAPFSSSSSSSSSSSSSAEEDIGPNLSNVLASTHDAMLIIELTDPNQERYLPFDSCNNT; translated from the exons ATGATGAGGAAGAACACCTGTACTGGTCTTGTTCTCTCATTTACTTTTCTTGCTTCTTGGAGCATGCCGTTGACAGAAAGTGTGATGgcacaaaacacaaaagtATCAGTAGATGTGGGTGTGATTCTTGATTATGATCGTTGGGTTGGAAGAATTGGGTTAAGCTGCATCAACATGTCCCTCTCAGACTTCTACGCAACCCATTCTCACTTCAAAACTAGGCTCCTCCTCCACACTAGGGACTCCAAAGAAGACGTTGTTGGTGCAGCCGCCGCAG CTCTTGACTTGATAAAAAATGTTGAAGTAGAAGCAATCATAGGGCCATCAACATCAATGCAGGCCAATTTTGTGATTGATCTTGGACAGAAAGCACAAGTACCCATCATCTCATTTTCTGCATCAAGTCCTTCTCTTGCTGCCATCAGGAGTCCATACTTCTTTCGCGCTACACGGAGCGATTCATGTCAAGTCAATGCCATAGGCGCAATCGTTCAAGCTTTTGGATGGAAAGCAGCAGTGCCCATCTATGTTGATAACGATTATGGAGTTGGAGTCATACCTTATTTAACAGATACCTTGCAAGAGGTAGATGCTCGTGTTCCTTACCGGAGCGCCATTTCTCCGTTTGCCACAGATGATCAAATTATTGAAGAGCTCTATAAGTTAAAGGCAATGCAAACTCGAGTTTTCATTTTGCATATGTTACCTGCTATTGGCATTAGGCTTATTACTATAGCTAAAGAGATTGGAATGATGAGTACAGGCTATGTTTGGATCATGACAGATGGGATGACAGATTTCTTGGATTCGCTGGACAATTTAGATATCGAACTAATGCAAGGAGTATTGGGTGTTAAACCTTATGTTCCAAGAACTAAAAAGATAGAGAGATTTCGGActcaatggaaaaagaaattccatCATGATCATCCTGATATAATTGATTCTGAGCTGAACGTTTATGGACTATGGGCATATGATGTTACTGCTGCATTAGCAATGGCAATTGAAAAAGTAGCTGCAAATACAACAAATTTCGGCTTCCGTAAGGCAAATGTTTCTGGCAACGGTTCAACTGATCTTGAAACTTTTGGAGTATCGCGAATTGGTCCAGACCTTCAAAGAGCTTTATCAAAGACCCAGTTCGAAGGCATTACAGGAGATTTTCATCTTATTGATGGGCAGTTGCAGTCATCAGTAATCCAAATAGTTAATGTGAATGGTGATGGAGTAAGAAGGGTAGGATTTTGGCTACCTGGAAAAGGGCTTGTTAAAAGAATGAAGTCATCAACAGAAAAGGGTAGTAATCCTCCCTCTAATACCAGTCTTTCAACCGTTATATGGCCAGGGGATACAGCTTCAGTCCCTAAAGGTTGGGAGATTCCAAGAAATGGAAAGAAATTGCGAATCGGAGTGCCAGTGAAGGAAGGCTTCACGCAGTTTGTGAATGTGACAAGAAATCCTGCTACAAACACATCGAGAGTTGAGGGATACTGCATTGATCTTTTTGATGCTGTAGTGTCAGAATTGCCATATGCTGTCACTTATGAGTACATCCCTTTTGCCGATTCTGAGGGCAAGAGTGCCGGACCTTACAACAGTTTGATCGATCAAGTCTACCTTGGT AACTATGATGCTGCTGTGGGAGATATATCAATTGTGGCTAACAGATCCTCATATATAGACTTTACTCTACCTTACATGGAATCAGGGCGAATGACAATGATAGTGCCAATTACAGATGATTATAGCAGAAAAGCTTGGGTTTTCTTGAAGCCATTGACATGGGACCTTTGGGTGGCCACCttgtgtttatttttcttcatcgCTTTTGTGGTATGGGTTCTTGAACACAGAATCAATGAAGATTTTCGCGGACCACCTTCTCAACAAGTTAGCACTAGCTTCTGGTTTTCCGTCTCGACCATGGTCTTTGCTCATG GGGAGAGAGTGGTGAGCAACTCAGCAAGAGTGGTGGTAATCATATGGTGTTTTGTTGGACTAATACTCACTCAAAGCTACACTGCAAGTTTATCAAGCTTTCTAACAATTCAACAGCTCCAACCTAGTGTTACCACCTTAGATGAGCTCATCAGAAAGGGAGAAAATGTAGGCTATCAACAGGGTGCTTTTGTGCCGACAACATTGAAAAGCTTGGGTTTTGATGATTCCAAGCTTGTTCCATATAAATCTGCTGAAGAATGTGATCAACTTCTTTCTAAAGGAATAAAAAATGGAGGGATAGCTGCTGCTTTTGAAGAACCAACTTCTATACATCTCATTCTTGCACAGAATTGCTCCAAGTATACTTTGGTTGAACCCACTTCAATGTTGAAAACTACGCGATGGAAAAGCACATCCAACATTGAAAAATTTAACACCGACGGTCTTGGCTTT GTCTTTCCTAAAGGTTCTCCTCTAGCACCAGATATATCCAGGGCTATTTTAAAAGTGACACAAGGAGAAAAAATCAGGGAAATAGAGGGAAGATGGTTTGGCACAAAGGCTACTTGTCCAGATCGTAGCAGCTCAGCTCCTTTAAATAGGCTTGGTCTTAATAGTTTCTGGGGACTGTTCTTGATTGCTGGAATAGTTTCATTTTTTGCTCTAATTATATACATTGCTACGTTTATATACCAAAACAAGGAAGTCTGGATGCCTTCTGATTCTGGAGTTGTTCCAACATGGAGAAGAAGATTTCTTGATTTGCTTAACCTTTTCAAAGACGCAGTAAATGATGAAAGTGGCATTACTCTTCCTGTTATTGGTGAACCAAGTCCATCTACCTATTCAATTCAGACAGATTTAATTACAGAGCAACGGGcacctttttcttcttcttcttcttcttcttcttcttcttcttcttctgcagAAGAGGATATTGGTCCCAATCTTTCAAATGTACTAGCATCTACACATGATGCTATGCTCATTATTGAGCTTACTGACCCTAATCAAGAAAGATACTTGCCATTTGACAGCTGCAATAACACGTGA
- the LOC8270856 gene encoding glutamate receptor 2.2 isoform X2 yields the protein MMRKNTCTGLVLSFTFLASWSMPLTESVMAQNTKVSVDVGVILDYDRWVGRIGLSCINMSLSDFYATHSHFKTRLLLHTRDSKEDVVGAAAAALDLIKNVEVEAIIGPSTSMQANFVIDLGQKAQVPIISFSASSPSLAAIRSPYFFRATRSDSCQVNAIGAIVQAFGWKAAVPIYVDNDYGVGVIPYLTDTLQEVDARVPYRSAISPFATDDQIIEELYKLKAMQTRVFILHMLPAIGIRLITIAKEIGMMSTGYVWIMTDGMTDFLDSLDNLDIELMQGVLGVKPYVPRTKKIERFRTQWKKKFHHDHPDIIDSELNVYGLWAYDVTAALAMAIEKVAANTTNFGFRKANVSGNGSTDLETFGVSRIGPDLQRALSKTQFEGITGDFHLIDGQLQSSVIQIVNVNGDGVRRVGFWLPGKGLVKRMKSSTEKGSNPPSNTSLSTVIWPGDTASVPKGWEIPRNGKKLRIGVPVKEGFTQFVNVTRNPATNTSRVEGYCIDLFDAVVSELPYAVTYEYIPFADSEGKSAGPYNSLIDQVYLGNYDAAVGDISIVANRSSYIDFTLPYMESGRMTMIVPITDDYSRKAWVFLKPLTWDLWVATLCLFFFIAFVVWVLEHRINEDFRGPPSQQVSTSFWFSVSTMVFAHGERVVSNSARVVVIIWCFVGLILTQSYTASLSSFLTIQQLQPSVTTLDELIRKGENVGYQQGAFVPTTLKSLGFDDSKLVPYKSAEECDQLLSKGIKNGGIAAAFEEPTSIHLILAQNCSKYTLVEPTSMLKTTRWKSTSNIEKFNTDGLGFVLL from the exons ATGATGAGGAAGAACACCTGTACTGGTCTTGTTCTCTCATTTACTTTTCTTGCTTCTTGGAGCATGCCGTTGACAGAAAGTGTGATGgcacaaaacacaaaagtATCAGTAGATGTGGGTGTGATTCTTGATTATGATCGTTGGGTTGGAAGAATTGGGTTAAGCTGCATCAACATGTCCCTCTCAGACTTCTACGCAACCCATTCTCACTTCAAAACTAGGCTCCTCCTCCACACTAGGGACTCCAAAGAAGACGTTGTTGGTGCAGCCGCCGCAG CTCTTGACTTGATAAAAAATGTTGAAGTAGAAGCAATCATAGGGCCATCAACATCAATGCAGGCCAATTTTGTGATTGATCTTGGACAGAAAGCACAAGTACCCATCATCTCATTTTCTGCATCAAGTCCTTCTCTTGCTGCCATCAGGAGTCCATACTTCTTTCGCGCTACACGGAGCGATTCATGTCAAGTCAATGCCATAGGCGCAATCGTTCAAGCTTTTGGATGGAAAGCAGCAGTGCCCATCTATGTTGATAACGATTATGGAGTTGGAGTCATACCTTATTTAACAGATACCTTGCAAGAGGTAGATGCTCGTGTTCCTTACCGGAGCGCCATTTCTCCGTTTGCCACAGATGATCAAATTATTGAAGAGCTCTATAAGTTAAAGGCAATGCAAACTCGAGTTTTCATTTTGCATATGTTACCTGCTATTGGCATTAGGCTTATTACTATAGCTAAAGAGATTGGAATGATGAGTACAGGCTATGTTTGGATCATGACAGATGGGATGACAGATTTCTTGGATTCGCTGGACAATTTAGATATCGAACTAATGCAAGGAGTATTGGGTGTTAAACCTTATGTTCCAAGAACTAAAAAGATAGAGAGATTTCGGActcaatggaaaaagaaattccatCATGATCATCCTGATATAATTGATTCTGAGCTGAACGTTTATGGACTATGGGCATATGATGTTACTGCTGCATTAGCAATGGCAATTGAAAAAGTAGCTGCAAATACAACAAATTTCGGCTTCCGTAAGGCAAATGTTTCTGGCAACGGTTCAACTGATCTTGAAACTTTTGGAGTATCGCGAATTGGTCCAGACCTTCAAAGAGCTTTATCAAAGACCCAGTTCGAAGGCATTACAGGAGATTTTCATCTTATTGATGGGCAGTTGCAGTCATCAGTAATCCAAATAGTTAATGTGAATGGTGATGGAGTAAGAAGGGTAGGATTTTGGCTACCTGGAAAAGGGCTTGTTAAAAGAATGAAGTCATCAACAGAAAAGGGTAGTAATCCTCCCTCTAATACCAGTCTTTCAACCGTTATATGGCCAGGGGATACAGCTTCAGTCCCTAAAGGTTGGGAGATTCCAAGAAATGGAAAGAAATTGCGAATCGGAGTGCCAGTGAAGGAAGGCTTCACGCAGTTTGTGAATGTGACAAGAAATCCTGCTACAAACACATCGAGAGTTGAGGGATACTGCATTGATCTTTTTGATGCTGTAGTGTCAGAATTGCCATATGCTGTCACTTATGAGTACATCCCTTTTGCCGATTCTGAGGGCAAGAGTGCCGGACCTTACAACAGTTTGATCGATCAAGTCTACCTTGGT AACTATGATGCTGCTGTGGGAGATATATCAATTGTGGCTAACAGATCCTCATATATAGACTTTACTCTACCTTACATGGAATCAGGGCGAATGACAATGATAGTGCCAATTACAGATGATTATAGCAGAAAAGCTTGGGTTTTCTTGAAGCCATTGACATGGGACCTTTGGGTGGCCACCttgtgtttatttttcttcatcgCTTTTGTGGTATGGGTTCTTGAACACAGAATCAATGAAGATTTTCGCGGACCACCTTCTCAACAAGTTAGCACTAGCTTCTGGTTTTCCGTCTCGACCATGGTCTTTGCTCATG GGGAGAGAGTGGTGAGCAACTCAGCAAGAGTGGTGGTAATCATATGGTGTTTTGTTGGACTAATACTCACTCAAAGCTACACTGCAAGTTTATCAAGCTTTCTAACAATTCAACAGCTCCAACCTAGTGTTACCACCTTAGATGAGCTCATCAGAAAGGGAGAAAATGTAGGCTATCAACAGGGTGCTTTTGTGCCGACAACATTGAAAAGCTTGGGTTTTGATGATTCCAAGCTTGTTCCATATAAATCTGCTGAAGAATGTGATCAACTTCTTTCTAAAGGAATAAAAAATGGAGGGATAGCTGCTGCTTTTGAAGAACCAACTTCTATACATCTCATTCTTGCACAGAATTGCTCCAAGTATACTTTGGTTGAACCCACTTCAATGTTGAAAACTACGCGATGGAAAAGCACATCCAACATTGAAAAATTTAACACCGACGGTCTTGGCTTT GTTCTCCTCTAG